A single genomic interval of Psychroserpens sp. NJDZ02 harbors:
- a CDS encoding DNA cytosine methyltransferase, producing MGNLKAVDFFCSGGGMSYGIQKAGIQILAGIDFDETCSETYEANIKNAEFIHADVFELKEKDLEKKLSLKINDDELVLIGCSPCQFWSIINTTKEKSKQSKNLLIEFHRFVSYFNPGYVIVENVPGVLRKKEESGLNEFINWLEKKDYTVHFKVHEVSNYGVPQHRKRFTLIANRINQIKLEPIAVKGKKITVRDVLGEKNGFPKVKPGHKDNSEFMHTVAGLNELNLERLSLTPKDGGTRMAYVYDKRLAPPCHYMKTDGFKDIYGRMWWDKPSPTITTKFFSFSNGRFGHPEEDRAISIREGAVLQSFPKTYKFKGTSVARIARMIGNAVPPKYATAIGKAIIQNHKNAI from the coding sequence ATGGGAAATCTAAAAGCTGTTGATTTTTTCTGTTCTGGTGGAGGCATGAGCTATGGAATACAAAAAGCTGGGATACAAATTCTAGCAGGAATTGACTTTGATGAAACTTGCAGTGAAACATACGAAGCAAATATTAAAAATGCTGAATTCATACATGCTGATGTCTTTGAGTTGAAAGAAAAGGATCTTGAAAAAAAATTATCATTAAAAATAAACGATGATGAACTAGTGCTAATTGGCTGCAGTCCGTGCCAGTTTTGGAGTATTATTAATACCACAAAAGAAAAATCGAAACAGTCAAAAAATTTATTAATAGAATTTCATCGTTTTGTATCCTACTTTAATCCGGGCTATGTGATTGTAGAAAATGTGCCAGGTGTATTACGCAAAAAAGAAGAAAGCGGTCTTAATGAATTTATAAATTGGCTAGAAAAAAAAGATTACACAGTTCATTTTAAAGTGCATGAGGTAAGTAATTACGGAGTACCGCAACACAGGAAAAGATTTACATTAATAGCAAATAGAATTAACCAAATTAAATTGGAACCTATAGCTGTAAAAGGAAAAAAAATAACAGTTAGGGATGTGCTAGGAGAAAAGAATGGTTTCCCTAAGGTTAAACCAGGACATAAAGACAATTCAGAATTTATGCACACTGTTGCTGGTTTAAATGAGCTAAATTTAGAAAGATTAAGTTTAACTCCTAAAGATGGAGGCACTAGAATGGCTTATGTTTATGATAAACGATTAGCTCCGCCATGTCATTATATGAAAACTGATGGGTTTAAAGATATTTACGGTAGAATGTGGTGGGATAAACCATCACCAACAATAACAACAAAATTCTTTAGTTTCTCTAATGGGCGTTTTGGACATCCAGAAGAAGACAGAGCTATTTCTATCAGAGAAGGTGCTGTGCTACAGTCCTTCCCTAAAACCTACAAATTTAAAGGAACTAGCGTAGCACGTATTGCCAGAATGATTGGTAACGCTGTTCCTCCAAAATATGCAACCGCTATCGGTAAAGCAATAATACAAAATCACAAGAATGCAATTTAG
- a CDS encoding response regulator receiver domain: MTLNQKTKEIILDSIKSAIFIDEKALEPYKVKPRNPYPEVDLSINLLKKFKEKGISLAVHKFSPSDLQNEERLKYFFKRRDLVLLDWRLDGNDGEEHSLNLLSKIVKEKHIHFCSIFTSEHNKNVIIDNLSTYFSGYNLGYYQNIIDELDIYRDDNLASFNQISFNDDKFNGTLFNAFRLIDAGLPKLIKDCTGITSFGEALIQVRYAFSNLHKSLEPNPKLSHINRTNFSLNINNTIITIIPKSENSAIKILNRLVDQVRKSENNLSQLLGLDMQNSFTNNASFIDENLLNTSINTLMYHRKQLKVHNLDLEFNNFIKSILLEHSKLKLEDSDLKILEEKFLNKISKQNYKVSDNEIAVLNAFYNGTTLKEKKILNFGDIFKGENNTYYLCITALCDCILHNGESNIDFNYYFVKGNSIPVEEGIKKGDGGFISYIDSTTCILWGQEYVKPKQFFVENPLLVNNKIRIEFRDKRRVLVKKDIEYVFTLKQNYAQRITNHSFNHPIRVGVDFVKT; encoded by the coding sequence ATGACTTTAAATCAAAAAACAAAAGAAATAATATTGGATTCAATCAAATCTGCAATTTTTATAGATGAAAAAGCTTTAGAGCCATATAAAGTTAAACCTAGAAATCCATACCCAGAAGTTGATTTATCTATTAATCTCCTTAAAAAATTTAAAGAAAAAGGTATTTCTTTAGCTGTACATAAATTTTCTCCTAGCGACCTTCAAAATGAAGAGCGACTAAAGTATTTTTTTAAAAGAAGAGATTTAGTATTACTCGATTGGCGTCTTGATGGTAATGATGGAGAGGAGCATTCTTTAAATCTATTATCAAAAATAGTTAAAGAGAAGCATATTCATTTTTGCTCAATTTTCACTTCTGAACATAATAAGAATGTAATTATTGATAACTTATCTACTTATTTTTCGGGATATAATTTAGGGTACTATCAAAATATAATTGACGAGTTAGATATTTATAGAGATGATAATTTAGCTTCTTTTAACCAAATATCATTTAATGATGATAAGTTTAATGGAACCCTTTTTAATGCTTTTAGATTAATTGATGCTGGATTACCAAAATTAATAAAAGATTGTACAGGAATTACATCATTTGGTGAAGCACTTATTCAAGTACGTTACGCATTTTCTAATTTGCATAAATCACTAGAGCCTAATCCTAAGTTATCTCATATAAATAGAACAAATTTCAGTCTTAACATTAACAATACCATTATAACTATTATTCCTAAATCTGAAAATAGTGCTATTAAGATTTTAAACAGATTAGTAGACCAAGTAAGAAAGTCTGAAAATAACCTTTCTCAATTATTAGGTTTAGATATGCAAAACAGTTTTACTAATAATGCTTCTTTTATTGATGAAAATTTATTAAACACTAGTATTAATACTTTAATGTATCACCGGAAACAGCTAAAGGTTCATAACTTAGATTTAGAATTTAATAATTTTATAAAATCAATATTATTAGAACATTCGAAATTAAAATTAGAAGACTCAGACTTAAAGATACTTGAAGAAAAGTTTCTAAATAAGATATCAAAGCAAAATTATAAAGTTTCTGATAATGAGATAGCAGTATTAAATGCATTTTATAATGGCACCACTCTAAAAGAAAAGAAAATATTGAATTTTGGAGATATCTTTAAAGGAGAGAATAATACTTATTATTTATGTATAACAGCACTTTGTGATTGTATTTTGCATAATGGTGAAAGCAATATTGACTTTAATTACTATTTTGTAAAAGGAAATTCTATTCCTGTGGAAGAAGGTATAAAAAAAGGTGATGGAGGATTTATTTCTTATATAGACTCTACAACTTGTATTTTGTGGGGCCAAGAGTATGTGAAACCAAAACAATTTTTTGTAGAAAACCCTTTACTAGTAAATAATAAAATAAGAATAGAGTTTAGAGATAAACGAAGAGTATTAGTCAAAAAAGACATTGAATATGTGTTTACTCTCAAACAAAATTATGCGCAAAGAATAACAAATCATAGTTTTAATCACCCTATAAGAGTAGGTGTTGATTTTGTAAAAACTTAG
- a CDS encoding MrcB family domain-containing protein: protein MIIQFTREDLIQAIKQIDNNSELLSGRHSSTYDLIFEGKKYPPILILSIANKSKNGKDLKLSDFGNNTEQPFKILRENGFKIESKKNETTLNLIEFIKVANDQETGKGTKDSATQYKRHNKGTLEGLKIEMSFGVGRASSIPWIAFTGFGQTVKDGIYPVFLYYKEYKKLILAYGLSETNTPSHNWSQTNAKETIKQYFQKELSINTIKYGTSYIYKTYDIATLQSDEVLHKDLKTLINEYNFLFSDSIEKKSTIKEIKQVDFNISSFEENCKISGLNYNSQLITRYVSSLATKPFVLLSGLSGSGKTKLAQAFAQWICENDKQYCIVPVGADWTNREPLLGYVNALNNKEYILPENGALKLLIEANKANNKNKPYFLILDEMNLSHVERYFADFLSIMESKDQLKLHSDVEDKGIVSSHLNWPKNLFIVGTVNIDETTYMFSPKVLDRANVIEFRVNKDDISKFLDAPTEIDFTNLNGKGAGMGENFIEIASNKEFPKVKTDKLNEKLVLFFEELKKTGAEFGYRTATEIHRLYNQLTTLDNTMLEEAKIDIAIMQKLLPKLHGSRRKLCPILETLASFCVVEKTDVLKAFLNNKEAIDYKTNTSVLYPLSLEKITRMYKGAVDNGFASYAEA, encoded by the coding sequence ATGATAATACAATTCACTAGAGAAGATTTAATACAAGCTATAAAGCAAATAGATAATAATTCTGAGTTACTGTCAGGAAGACATTCTTCTACTTATGATCTAATTTTTGAAGGAAAAAAGTATCCTCCAATATTAATATTGTCAATAGCTAATAAATCAAAAAACGGTAAAGATCTTAAACTTTCAGATTTTGGAAATAATACAGAACAACCATTTAAAATTCTCCGCGAAAATGGATTTAAAATTGAATCTAAAAAAAACGAAACAACTTTGAACCTAATAGAATTTATAAAAGTTGCAAATGATCAAGAAACTGGAAAAGGAACAAAAGATTCAGCAACTCAATACAAGAGACATAATAAAGGCACATTAGAAGGTCTAAAAATTGAAATGTCCTTTGGTGTTGGTCGTGCTTCATCTATTCCTTGGATAGCGTTTACAGGTTTTGGGCAAACAGTAAAAGATGGAATATACCCAGTTTTCCTATATTACAAAGAATACAAAAAACTCATTTTAGCATATGGTTTAAGTGAAACAAATACACCAAGTCACAATTGGTCTCAAACAAATGCCAAAGAGACAATAAAACAATACTTCCAAAAAGAACTATCTATAAACACGATAAAATATGGCACATCGTATATTTATAAAACTTACGATATAGCTACATTGCAATCAGATGAGGTATTACACAAAGATTTAAAAACCCTTATTAACGAATATAATTTTTTATTCTCTGACAGCATAGAAAAAAAATCTACTATCAAAGAAATTAAACAAGTAGATTTTAATATTTCCTCTTTCGAAGAAAACTGTAAAATCTCAGGTCTTAACTATAATTCTCAGTTAATAACAAGATACGTTTCTTCATTAGCAACAAAACCATTCGTTTTACTTAGTGGTTTATCTGGTTCTGGTAAAACAAAATTAGCACAAGCTTTTGCACAATGGATTTGTGAGAACGACAAACAATATTGTATTGTACCTGTCGGAGCAGATTGGACAAATAGAGAGCCACTTTTAGGCTACGTTAATGCATTAAACAACAAAGAATACATTTTACCTGAAAATGGTGCATTAAAACTACTTATTGAAGCCAATAAAGCAAACAATAAAAATAAGCCCTATTTTTTAATTTTAGATGAGATGAACTTAAGCCATGTAGAGCGATACTTTGCAGACTTTTTAAGTATTATGGAATCTAAAGACCAATTGAAGCTGCATAGCGACGTTGAAGATAAAGGCATTGTGTCTTCTCATTTAAATTGGCCAAAAAACTTATTTATAGTTGGGACAGTAAACATAGATGAAACTACATATATGTTTAGTCCAAAAGTATTAGACAGAGCAAATGTTATTGAATTTAGAGTTAACAAAGATGACATCTCTAAGTTTTTAGATGCTCCAACCGAAATTGATTTTACAAACCTAAACGGTAAAGGTGCTGGAATGGGAGAAAACTTTATAGAGATTGCTTCTAATAAAGAATTCCCAAAAGTAAAAACAGACAAACTAAATGAAAAATTGGTTCTGTTTTTTGAAGAATTGAAAAAAACGGGAGCCGAATTTGGCTATCGTACTGCAACAGAAATACACAGATTATACAACCAATTAACTACATTGGATAATACAATGCTTGAAGAAGCAAAAATAGACATTGCCATTATGCAAAAGCTTTTACCAAAACTACATGGTTCTAGGCGTAAACTTTGTCCTATTTTAGAAACTCTAGCTTCGTTTTGTGTTGTTGAAAAAACAGATGTTTTAAAAGCCTTTTTAAACAATAAAGAAGCTATCGATTATAAAACAAACACAAGTGTTTTATATCCTTTATCTCTAGAGAAAATTACTAGAATGTATAAAGGCGCAGTAGACAATGGTTTTGCAAGTTACGCAGAAGCTTAA
- a CDS encoding ATP-binding protein: MQFRTKARAVDLLGKGQIADLPTAITELWKNGYDAYADNLTAEIYLDTYKDVNSPLFVMTDDGKGMSRNDIFEKWLVLGTDSKSRTTLEEKESEETLWQKPRIKAGEKGIGRLSVAFLGNPMLMFTKKQGHPLQALFFDWRLLENYNLFLDDVDIPVEDIDSITDLPFKFERLKESFLKNFDKENDTDGNYIWEEKQLGLRRDIENSVNNSEIPNFLSEKLLTDLLDVQNSHGTKFIVFEPLEQIVDLTKNDEDDLEDRQFVISSLSGFTNDFKKDNNLIKTSIPIYKEIEQEYDFLTSEGKFFTSDDYDLADIIIEGIFDGTGKFNGKLKIYDEIIDYTFLNPRKIDSRNDYGNVIIKLGYNQGKENESIQDDISYNNIKKKVKNYGGLYIYRDDFRVLPYGRPNADFLRFEERRSRRAGSYYFSYRRMFGYLGLTRDENYRLKDKSSREGLINNGAYRAFESDLIHFFLDLANEYFSDKPNKSLFRDKMAQIKEESEAIKKDNKRAIVEKKAFTKSLKEYPDKFEKYQIEYQSILEQLEEKTNASNVLYSDIESLLDRLHTLDIEFKNLIPKVPKRYKPTDTQLDRLDKYEDKLLGFNKTIKKDSTQLMTKVQEKLEVKELKVEFTKNYQKYNGTLEKIITENRIQLKTKYDSLLKDFSFRSRRVIDELNFEKDKIVNSIDSKESVLIESEKLSSKFEFLRDQINKELSPLVEHLSKLSFDIDEELVQGAYKAEYDTIKYKWEQTRETAQLGVAVEIIDHEFNQLYAKINSSIDKLSGVSLFTDVEQFNFLRQNFKQLEDKYDLLSPLYRISGVVPKNVSGLDITNYLMRFFDRRIDDYNIKFHSTEAFKKCSLTIKEPVIHTVFINIINNAIYWMRNKEHREILLDYNNETNEMIICNSGLKIENHRIEKIFDIFYSNRPNGRGIGLYLSKQSLNESNLDIYATNDKEYNVLSGACFVIKPML; encoded by the coding sequence ATGCAATTTAGAACCAAAGCAAGAGCAGTAGATTTACTTGGTAAAGGTCAAATAGCAGATTTACCTACTGCAATTACTGAGTTATGGAAAAACGGGTATGACGCCTATGCAGATAATTTAACTGCTGAAATTTATTTAGACACTTATAAAGACGTTAATTCACCATTATTTGTAATGACAGATGATGGTAAAGGAATGTCTAGAAATGATATATTTGAAAAATGGTTAGTACTTGGTACAGATTCAAAAAGTAGAACAACATTAGAAGAAAAAGAAAGTGAGGAAACACTTTGGCAAAAACCAAGAATAAAAGCTGGTGAAAAAGGAATAGGAAGATTATCTGTTGCTTTTCTTGGTAACCCAATGCTAATGTTTACAAAAAAACAGGGGCATCCTTTACAAGCCTTATTTTTTGACTGGAGATTATTAGAGAATTATAACCTTTTCTTAGATGATGTAGATATTCCTGTAGAAGATATTGATAGTATTACTGATTTACCTTTTAAATTTGAAAGATTAAAAGAATCTTTTCTTAAAAATTTTGATAAAGAGAACGACACGGATGGCAATTATATTTGGGAAGAAAAACAACTAGGGTTAAGAAGAGATATTGAAAACTCAGTTAATAATTCAGAAATCCCAAATTTTTTGTCAGAAAAATTACTTACTGATTTATTAGATGTTCAAAATAGTCACGGAACAAAATTTATAGTATTTGAGCCTTTAGAACAAATAGTGGATCTAACTAAAAATGATGAAGATGATCTTGAAGATAGACAATTTGTGATTTCAAGTTTATCTGGTTTTACAAATGATTTTAAAAAAGATAATAATTTAATAAAAACCTCAATTCCAATTTATAAAGAAATTGAGCAGGAGTATGATTTTTTAACTTCAGAAGGAAAGTTTTTCACATCCGATGATTATGATTTAGCTGATATTATTATTGAAGGAATATTTGATGGAACTGGAAAATTTAATGGGAAATTAAAAATATATGATGAAATAATAGATTACACATTTCTTAACCCTAGGAAAATTGATTCAAGAAATGATTATGGTAATGTTATTATCAAGTTAGGTTATAATCAAGGTAAAGAAAATGAATCTATACAAGATGACATATCATATAACAACATAAAGAAAAAAGTAAAAAACTATGGAGGTCTATATATTTATCGTGATGATTTTAGAGTTCTACCATATGGAAGACCTAACGCTGATTTTTTAAGATTTGAAGAGAGACGTTCAAGAAGAGCTGGGTCATATTACTTTTCATATAGAAGAATGTTCGGCTATTTAGGTTTAACCCGTGATGAAAATTATAGATTAAAAGATAAATCAAGTAGAGAGGGCTTAATTAATAATGGAGCTTACAGAGCTTTTGAAAGTGATTTAATTCATTTTTTTTTAGACTTGGCTAATGAGTATTTTTCAGATAAGCCTAACAAAAGCTTGTTTAGGGATAAAATGGCTCAAATAAAAGAAGAAAGTGAAGCAATAAAAAAAGATAACAAACGAGCTATTGTAGAGAAAAAAGCTTTTACTAAGTCATTAAAAGAATACCCTGATAAATTTGAAAAATATCAAATTGAATATCAATCTATTTTGGAACAGTTAGAAGAGAAAACAAATGCATCTAATGTATTGTACTCCGATATTGAAAGTTTACTTGATAGACTGCACACTCTTGATATAGAATTTAAAAATTTAATACCCAAAGTACCTAAAAGATATAAACCAACCGATACACAATTAGATCGTTTAGATAAGTATGAAGATAAATTATTAGGCTTCAACAAAACGATTAAGAAAGATAGTACCCAATTAATGACCAAAGTTCAAGAAAAACTTGAAGTCAAAGAATTGAAAGTGGAATTTACCAAGAATTATCAAAAATATAATGGTACACTTGAAAAGATTATAACCGAAAATAGAATCCAATTAAAAACTAAATACGATAGCTTGTTGAAGGATTTTTCTTTCAGATCGAGAAGAGTCATTGATGAATTAAATTTTGAAAAAGATAAGATTGTCAACTCAATAGATTCAAAAGAAAGTGTACTAATTGAATCTGAAAAATTATCTTCAAAATTTGAATTTTTAAGAGATCAGATAAATAAAGAGTTATCACCGTTAGTTGAGCACTTAAGTAAATTAAGTTTTGATATTGATGAAGAATTAGTTCAAGGAGCTTATAAAGCCGAATATGACACCATCAAATATAAATGGGAACAAACTAGAGAAACTGCACAATTAGGTGTTGCTGTTGAAATTATAGACCACGAGTTTAATCAGTTGTATGCTAAAATAAATAGTTCTATTGATAAATTAAGTGGGGTTAGTCTTTTTACAGATGTAGAACAATTTAACTTTTTGAGACAAAATTTCAAACAATTAGAAGACAAATATGATTTACTATCTCCACTATACAGGATATCTGGAGTTGTACCTAAAAACGTTTCTGGATTAGATATAACTAATTATTTAATGAGGTTTTTTGATAGAAGAATTGATGATTACAATATAAAATTCCATTCTACTGAAGCTTTCAAAAAGTGCTCTTTAACCATAAAAGAGCCAGTTATCCATACTGTATTTATAAATATAATTAACAATGCAATTTATTGGATGAGAAATAAAGAACATCGTGAAATTTTATTGGATTATAATAATGAAACAAACGAAATGATTATTTGTAATTCTGGATTAAAAATTGAAAATCATCGAATAGAAAAAATATTCGATATATTTTATTCTAACAGACCAAACGGTAGAGGGATAGGTTTATATCTTTCTAAACAAAGTCTAAATGAAAGTAATTTAGATATATATGCTACTAATGATAAAGAATATAATGTGCTTAGTGGCGCTTGTTTCGTTATAAAACCAATGTTATAA
- the polA gene encoding DNA polymerase I, producing MSDNKRVFLVDAFALIFRGYYAFIKNPRINSKGVDTSAVMGFMNSLLDVIKRERPDHLAVCFDKGGSADRVELFEAYKANRDETPEAIKIAVPIIQEILKAMHIPIMVKAGFEADDVIGTLAKQAEKEGFQTFMVTPDKDFAQLVSENIFMYRPMFGGGYETWGIPEVQKKFEVTDPLQVIDFLGMMGDASDNIPGLPGVGEKTAKKFLAAYGSMENLLDNTHELKGKMKEKIEANKELGLLSKKLATIMLDVPVTFNAKDFELDTPDIPKVTEIFQELEFRRLIDNFTKTFTSGAEATAHSNDKASVKKEVKVTPKEAESAGAGQFNLFGGDPSSATATLEDNTFARKTAATNSHFYQSVAPGMATTLFIKNLMSQTSVCFDTETTGLNPLIAELVGISFSWEIGKGFYLPFPEDKSEAQDIIEALRPFFEDETIQKIGQNLKYDIKVLAKYNLQVKGPLFDTMLAHYLINPDMRHNMDILAETYLNYTPISIVELIGKKGKNQLSMRDVPLDKQTEYAVEDADITLQLKEHFEKELGEANTKKLFTDIEVPLVRVLAAMELEGINLDVPFLNTLAQDLNKDIDTLVAKIYEVAGEEFNIASPKQLGIILFEKLKLVDKPKKTKTGQYKTGEDILSALAKEHEIIRDILEYRGLAKLKSTYVDALPLQVEPSTGRVHTDYMQTVAATGRLSSNNPNLQNIPIRTERGRQVRKAFIPRNDEYTLLAADYSQIELRIIAALSEEETMIEAFKNGEDIHASTAAKVFGVPLEEVTREQRSNAKTVNFGIVYGVSAFGLSNQTDLSRGEAKELIDTYYETYPKLKKYMSAQVEFARDNGYVKTVLDRRRYLKDINSANAIVRGAAERNAVNAPIQGSAADIIKIAMINIYNKLEAGNYKTKMLLQVHDELVFDVYKPELEEMKTLIKTEMEGAFVMEVPLDVEMDIGLNWLEAH from the coding sequence ATGTCAGATAACAAACGTGTATTTCTAGTAGATGCTTTTGCCTTAATTTTTCGTGGCTACTATGCCTTTATAAAAAACCCAAGAATCAACTCTAAAGGCGTCGATACGTCTGCGGTTATGGGATTTATGAATTCACTTTTAGACGTCATTAAACGCGAAAGACCAGATCATTTAGCCGTTTGTTTTGATAAAGGAGGAAGTGCGGACCGTGTAGAACTATTCGAAGCCTACAAAGCCAATCGTGACGAAACACCGGAAGCCATTAAAATTGCAGTCCCAATTATACAGGAGATTTTAAAAGCCATGCACATCCCAATTATGGTAAAAGCAGGTTTTGAAGCCGATGATGTTATTGGTACTTTGGCAAAACAAGCCGAAAAAGAAGGTTTCCAAACCTTTATGGTAACGCCAGATAAGGATTTTGCGCAATTAGTAAGCGAAAACATTTTTATGTACCGCCCAATGTTTGGTGGAGGCTATGAAACTTGGGGAATCCCAGAAGTACAGAAAAAGTTTGAAGTTACGGATCCGTTACAAGTTATTGACTTTTTAGGGATGATGGGAGATGCCAGTGATAACATTCCGGGTTTACCAGGTGTTGGAGAAAAAACAGCCAAGAAGTTTTTGGCAGCCTACGGAAGTATGGAAAATCTTTTAGACAACACACACGAGCTAAAAGGCAAAATGAAAGAGAAGATTGAAGCCAATAAAGAGTTAGGTTTATTATCTAAAAAACTAGCAACAATTATGCTAGATGTTCCGGTGACTTTTAACGCCAAGGATTTTGAGTTAGACACGCCGGACATTCCTAAAGTGACTGAGATTTTTCAGGAGTTAGAATTTAGAAGACTAATAGATAATTTTACAAAAACATTTACATCTGGTGCCGAGGCTACAGCACATAGCAACGACAAGGCTTCAGTTAAAAAAGAAGTAAAAGTAACACCAAAAGAAGCAGAAAGTGCCGGAGCAGGTCAATTCAATTTGTTTGGAGGCGACCCAAGTTCCGCGACAGCGACATTAGAAGACAATACATTTGCACGCAAAACAGCCGCAACCAACAGTCACTTTTACCAAAGCGTTGCGCCTGGGATGGCAACCACATTATTTATTAAAAATTTAATGAGCCAAACATCCGTGTGTTTTGATACCGAAACCACAGGTTTAAACCCGTTAATTGCAGAGTTGGTTGGGATTTCATTTTCATGGGAAATTGGTAAAGGCTTTTACCTACCGTTTCCGGAGGACAAAAGCGAAGCACAGGACATAATCGAAGCCTTACGACCATTTTTTGAAGATGAAACTATTCAGAAAATTGGCCAGAATTTAAAATACGACATTAAAGTATTAGCCAAATATAATCTGCAAGTAAAAGGCCCATTATTCGACACCATGTTAGCGCATTATTTAATTAATCCAGACATGCGTCACAATATGGATATATTGGCAGAAACGTACTTAAACTACACGCCAATTTCTATTGTGGAGTTAATTGGTAAAAAAGGAAAAAATCAATTATCCATGCGCGATGTTCCGTTAGACAAACAAACGGAATATGCAGTAGAAGATGCCGATATTACATTACAACTTAAAGAGCATTTTGAAAAAGAATTAGGCGAAGCCAATACCAAAAAATTATTCACAGATATTGAAGTGCCTTTAGTACGCGTTTTAGCAGCAATGGAACTGGAAGGTATTAATTTAGATGTGCCTTTTTTAAACACGTTAGCGCAAGATTTAAACAAAGACATCGACACTTTAGTCGCTAAAATTTACGAGGTTGCTGGCGAAGAATTTAATATCGCCTCTCCAAAACAATTAGGAATTATTCTTTTTGAAAAACTAAAACTAGTAGACAAACCTAAAAAGACCAAAACGGGTCAATATAAAACAGGAGAAGATATCTTATCTGCTTTAGCAAAAGAGCACGAAATTATTAGAGATATCTTAGAATACCGTGGGTTAGCAAAACTAAAAAGCACGTACGTGGACGCCTTACCGTTACAAGTCGAACCTTCTACAGGTCGTGTACACACAGATTATATGCAAACCGTTGCGGCTACAGGACGTTTAAGTAGTAACAATCCTAACTTACAAAACATACCAATCCGTACAGAACGTGGACGACAAGTGCGTAAAGCCTTTATACCACGTAATGACGAATATACTTTATTAGCTGCCGATTATAGCCAAATAGAACTGCGTATTATTGCGGCTTTAAGCGAAGAGGAAACCATGATTGAAGCCTTTAAAAACGGAGAAGATATTCACGCTTCTACCGCTGCAAAAGTATTTGGTGTGCCTTTAGAAGAGGTCACCCGTGAGCAACGTAGTAATGCCAAAACCGTAAACTTCGGGATTGTATATGGTGTTTCTGCTTTTGGATTAAGCAACCAGACTGATTTATCGCGTGGCGAAGCCAAAGAGCTTATTGACACCTATTACGAAACCTACCCAAAGCTTAAAAAATACATGAGCGCTCAAGTCGAGTTTGCGCGTGATAATGGGTATGTAAAAACCGTTTTAGATCGTAGACGTTACCTTAAAGATATTAATAGTGCCAATGCTATTGTGCGTGGCGCTGCAGAGCGTAACGCGGTTAATGCACCAATACAAGGTAGTGCTGCAGATATTATTAAAATTGCCATGATTAATATTTATAATAAACTAGAAGCTGGTAATTATAAAACTAAAATGCTACTGCAAGTGCATGATGAATTGGTTTTTGATGTTTACAAACCTGAACTTGAGGAAATGAAAACATTAATTAAAACCGAAATGGAAGGTGCTTTTGTAATGGAAGTTCCTTTGGATGTGGAAATGGATATTGGATTGAATTGGCTGGAGGCGCATTAG